The following proteins are co-located in the Moraxella nasovis genome:
- a CDS encoding inorganic phosphate transporter — protein MANSSAKQSTPLAANLFFGLLLAGMSLYFVMWGMEYTLHQQVALFMVATFFGIFMAFNVGGNDVANSFGTSVGAGTLTVTQALAVAAIFEVSGAVLAGAAVTDTIRSGIVDISDLGVTPNQFIYLMLSALVAAAFWLLFATKKGLPVSTTHAIIGGIVGSSIVLGTTIGGIDVAFSTIKWSKIGEIATSWIISPVLGGALSYVLYGLIKRNILAYNEEKEIIVKDIKERKKKAKREQKEYFDSLSESDRLPYTSALLRDQEAFKDNDCHIDELETAYYKQLYRLDEERSQIDTLKALKTWVPLIAAFGAIVMTAMVVFKGLKNTGLDLSHLHASLVMGMIGAMVWLTAFVYTKTIRGKHKEDLGKATFIMFSWMQVFTACAFAFSHGSNDIANAVGPFVAIMDVIRNNAIEAQASVPAPVMLTFGVALIVGLWFIGKEVIQTVGTNLTEMHPASGFAAELAAAAVVMGASSLGIPVSSTHILVGAVLGIGLVNKNTNWKLMRPIGLAWVITLPAAATISAIIFVILSAVM, from the coding sequence ATGGCAAATTCATCAGCAAAACAATCAACCCCTTTAGCAGCTAACCTATTTTTTGGATTGTTGCTGGCAGGGATGAGTTTGTATTTTGTGATGTGGGGTATGGAATATACACTACATCAGCAAGTTGCACTATTTATGGTGGCGACTTTCTTTGGTATTTTTATGGCGTTTAACGTCGGTGGTAATGATGTCGCCAATTCATTTGGCACTTCTGTGGGGGCAGGGACGCTGACCGTTACTCAGGCTTTGGCAGTGGCTGCCATCTTTGAAGTGTCAGGTGCGGTGCTTGCTGGGGCTGCTGTTACAGATACGATTAGAAGTGGTATTGTAGATATTAGCGACTTGGGCGTAACCCCAAATCAGTTCATCTATTTGATGTTATCCGCATTGGTAGCAGCAGCATTTTGGTTGCTTTTTGCTACCAAAAAAGGTCTACCAGTATCTACCACGCACGCCATCATTGGTGGTATTGTCGGATCATCCATCGTGCTTGGTACAACCATTGGTGGTATAGACGTTGCTTTTTCTACTATAAAATGGTCAAAAATCGGTGAAATCGCAACGTCGTGGATTATCTCGCCTGTCTTAGGTGGTGCATTGTCCTATGTGCTTTATGGGTTAATCAAGCGAAATATCTTGGCGTATAACGAAGAAAAAGAAATCATCGTCAAAGACATCAAAGAGCGTAAGAAAAAAGCCAAGCGTGAACAAAAAGAGTATTTTGACTCATTATCAGAGTCTGATAGACTGCCTTATACATCGGCATTATTAAGAGACCAAGAGGCATTTAAGGATAATGATTGCCATATTGATGAGCTTGAGACTGCCTATTATAAGCAGCTATACAGATTAGATGAAGAACGCAGTCAGATTGACACCCTTAAGGCTCTAAAAACTTGGGTGCCACTCATCGCCGCATTTGGAGCGATTGTCATGACGGCAATGGTGGTGTTTAAGGGATTAAAAAATACAGGATTAGATTTATCGCATCTGCACGCAAGCTTAGTCATGGGAATGATTGGGGCGATGGTTTGGCTAACAGCCTTTGTGTATACGAAGACCATTCGTGGCAAGCATAAAGAAGACCTTGGCAAGGCGACATTTATTATGTTTAGCTGGATGCAAGTATTCACTGCGTGTGCTTTTGCCTTTAGTCATGGCTCGAATGATATTGCTAATGCGGTCGGACCATTTGTCGCAATTATGGATGTGATTCGTAACAACGCCATTGAAGCTCAAGCAAGTGTGCCTGCACCTGTGATGCTCACTTTTGGTGTGGCATTAATTGTGGGTCTTTGGTTTATTGGCAAAGAAGTTATCCAAACTGTCGGCACTAATCTTACCGAAATGCACCCAGCATCAGGGTTTGCAGCCGAGCTTGCCGCTGCTGCTGTCGTGATGGGAGCGTCAAGCCTTGGCATTCCTGTATCAAGTACGCATATCTTAGTGGGGGCTGTGCTGGGTATTGGGCTTGTGAATAAGAATACCAACTGGAAACTTATGCGTCCAATTGGCTTGGCTTGGGTTATTACCTTGCCTGCAGCTGCAACAATCAGTGCGATAATTTTCGTGATTTTATCGGCTGTTATGTAA